One Brevibacillus choshinensis genomic window carries:
- a CDS encoding IMP dehydrogenase, which produces MAFYYTEPSRTFNEFLLLPNLTTKECTPQNVDLATPITKFKKGEKPAISLNIPFSSAVMQAVSDHHMAVALAQCGGISFIFGSQSIESQATMVRKAKAYKAGFVVSRSNLTPSHTLKDILELKEQTGHSTVAITEDGSAKGKLLGIVTGRDYRISRDSLDKPVSQIMTPFSSLIYGKSGISLSEANDLIWEHKLNCLPIVDDNQNLDFLVFRKDYDSRKNNPLSLLDANKSYIVGAGINTKDYKERVPALVEAGVDVLVIDSSDGFSEWQKETVQYVKENFSNVYIGAGNVVDKEGFRYLVEAGADFIKVGIGGGSICITREQKGIGRGQASAVIEVAAARDEYFKETGIYVPICSDGGIVHDYHVTLALAMGADFVMLGRYFARFDESPTKKVKIGNNFVKEYWGEGSNRARNWQRYDTGGKQSLVFEEGVDSYVPYAGSLRENMDRTLHKIKSTMCNCGSLSIAELQQKARITLVSATSLVEGGAHDVILKESSMAAE; this is translated from the coding sequence GTGGCTTTTTATTACACAGAACCATCTCGGACGTTCAACGAGTTTTTGTTGCTTCCTAACCTCACGACAAAGGAATGCACTCCGCAAAACGTTGACCTTGCCACCCCTATCACCAAATTTAAAAAGGGCGAAAAGCCAGCCATTTCACTAAACATACCGTTCTCATCTGCAGTCATGCAAGCTGTATCCGACCATCACATGGCGGTGGCTTTGGCTCAATGTGGCGGTATTTCATTTATTTTCGGCTCCCAGTCGATCGAAAGCCAAGCGACCATGGTGCGCAAAGCAAAAGCTTACAAGGCAGGCTTCGTTGTCAGCCGCTCCAATCTGACGCCGAGCCACACCCTGAAAGATATTTTGGAACTGAAAGAGCAAACGGGTCACTCTACTGTCGCGATCACCGAAGATGGTTCTGCAAAAGGCAAGCTGCTCGGCATCGTCACTGGCCGCGATTATCGCATCAGCCGCGATTCGCTGGATAAGCCAGTCAGCCAAATCATGACACCTTTCTCCTCCCTGATCTACGGAAAATCTGGAATCTCTCTCTCGGAAGCGAACGATCTCATCTGGGAGCACAAGCTGAACTGTCTGCCAATCGTGGACGATAACCAAAACCTGGACTTCCTCGTCTTCCGCAAAGACTACGATTCTCGCAAAAACAATCCGCTGTCCTTGCTGGATGCCAACAAGAGCTACATCGTCGGAGCCGGGATCAACACAAAGGACTACAAGGAACGGGTACCTGCTCTGGTGGAAGCAGGCGTGGATGTCCTCGTGATCGACTCCTCTGACGGCTTCAGTGAATGGCAAAAAGAAACCGTCCAATATGTAAAAGAAAACTTCAGCAACGTATACATCGGTGCAGGGAATGTGGTCGACAAGGAAGGCTTCCGCTACCTGGTCGAAGCTGGCGCTGACTTCATCAAGGTAGGAATCGGCGGCGGTTCCATTTGTATCACTCGCGAGCAAAAAGGGATCGGCCGCGGCCAAGCGTCCGCTGTGATCGAAGTGGCTGCTGCCCGCGACGAATATTTCAAAGAAACCGGCATTTACGTCCCGATCTGCTCTGACGGCGGAATTGTGCATGACTACCACGTGACGCTGGCGCTCGCGATGGGTGCCGATTTCGTGATGCTGGGCCGTTACTTCGCCCGCTTCGACGAGTCCCCGACCAAAAAAGTGAAGATCGGGAACAACTTCGTAAAAGAGTATTGGGGTGAAGGTTCCAACCGCGCCCGCAACTGGCAGCGCTACGACACCGGCGGCAAACAAAGCCTGGTGTTCGAGGAAGGCGTAGACTCCTATGTTCCATACGCAGGCAGCTTGCGTGAAAACATGGACCGCACCCTCCACAAAATCAAATCGACGATGTGCAACTGCGGCTCCCTCTCGATCGCAGAGCTGCAGCAAAAAGCACGCATCACGCTCGTCTCCGCTACAAGTCTGGTAGAAGGCGGCGCGCATGACGTCATTCTGAAAGAAAGCAGCATGGCTGCCGAATAA
- a CDS encoding GNAT family N-acetyltransferase: MLKSLNPREQTELFEQMELEKTYIFCGNLRLRRERALTLADTGERGLQAAGSYLRGMPFHAFTFYLIEETGRYSIRGMLEEFRARLEGDDGSQRQGVLTAVESCVERLEIPDVIERKTMLLMKLTDPEKLLPRGESFQIEEAKGKAAEDLAAAIGMLSFRAEEIKEMPHIALASEEGELIAMAGFHAYEDDFVEIGNIGTAAEYRKKGLGMQITSDICRIGLQKSPNVYLFVFADNEAAVRVYEKLGFATVERYGFVTFQW, translated from the coding sequence TTGCTAAAATCTCTCAATCCGCGCGAACAGACTGAATTATTCGAACAAATGGAATTGGAAAAAACGTATATTTTCTGCGGAAATTTGCGGCTTCGGAGGGAACGGGCCCTCACCCTCGCAGATACCGGCGAGAGAGGCTTGCAGGCGGCTGGATCGTACCTTCGAGGGATGCCCTTTCACGCTTTCACGTTTTATCTAATAGAAGAAACAGGCAGGTATTCGATAAGAGGGATGCTGGAAGAGTTTCGGGCAAGGCTCGAAGGGGACGACGGGTCGCAAAGGCAGGGAGTTCTCACGGCAGTGGAATCGTGTGTAGAGCGTTTGGAGATTCCTGATGTGATCGAACGAAAAACCATGCTCCTGATGAAGCTCACGGACCCCGAGAAGCTTTTGCCGCGCGGAGAATCCTTTCAGATTGAAGAGGCAAAAGGAAAAGCGGCTGAAGATCTGGCGGCGGCGATCGGCATGCTGAGCTTTCGGGCCGAAGAGATCAAGGAAATGCCGCACATCGCGCTTGCATCCGAGGAAGGTGAGCTGATCGCGATGGCTGGCTTTCACGCCTACGAGGACGACTTCGTCGAGATCGGAAACATCGGAACGGCGGCCGAGTATCGAAAGAAGGGACTGGGCATGCAAATTACCTCGGACATCTGCCGGATCGGACTGCAAAAATCGCCGAACGTGTACTTGTTTGTCTTTGCGGATAATGAAGCAGCGGTCCGTGTTTATGAAAAGCTCGGGTTTGCCACCGTGGAGCGGTATGGATTTGTCACGTTCCAGTGGTAG
- a CDS encoding sensor histidine kinase, which yields MSKFLLKNLPLSRQILILFMILTSVLGIGLGVGYPLAVKQYLVSNTYELLEDEFYTLSEHITFNENNELLPVPAAAPYFLQLLLSRYEYSFDMIVYAENGKELGSRSTERIPFSDSRELFARAASQPNNQLQHGTLDRGNENYLFVSKRMDYHGFPYYMVLFSKEQELNQINSILTRQFLLVFSLLLFVSWLLAIWFSGYLSKPLRSLDELCKKIARRQFDIPLTMDRGDEIGQLARSFDSMKNQLKEYDESQRHFIQNISHELKTPIMAIQGYTQGLLEGVFQGPQAEKGLAIIMEESKRLEKVVGQLLYLTKIESVSQLMQIGRVDLAEMMHLMKQRLSVLNPNVEWELNLPPELIVEADGEQLSTAFVNIMENQLRYAKSRLMITGRMIGQNAVISISNDGPQIEEALLANLFQRFRKGKSGKHGLGLAIARAVFEAHKGTIVARNDPDGPCFTMTIPISFKG from the coding sequence ATGAGCAAATTCCTGTTGAAAAACCTGCCGCTCTCCCGGCAAATCCTGATCTTGTTCATGATCCTCACCAGCGTGCTCGGGATCGGACTTGGCGTAGGCTATCCGCTGGCGGTCAAGCAATATTTGGTCTCGAATACGTACGAGCTGCTCGAAGACGAGTTTTACACGCTGTCCGAGCACATCACCTTTAATGAAAACAACGAGCTTCTCCCGGTTCCTGCTGCGGCTCCCTACTTTTTGCAATTGCTCTTATCCCGCTATGAATATTCGTTTGATATGATCGTTTACGCGGAAAATGGGAAAGAACTCGGGAGCCGGAGTACGGAACGAATTCCTTTCAGTGACAGCAGGGAGCTGTTTGCCAGAGCTGCGTCCCAACCGAACAATCAGCTTCAGCACGGCACTTTGGATCGCGGGAACGAGAACTATCTGTTCGTCAGCAAACGAATGGACTACCACGGCTTCCCTTACTATATGGTCCTGTTCTCCAAAGAGCAGGAGCTCAATCAGATCAACTCCATCCTGACTCGCCAGTTCCTCCTGGTCTTCAGTCTGCTGCTGTTTGTCAGCTGGCTCTTGGCCATCTGGTTCAGCGGATACTTGAGCAAGCCGCTGCGCAGTCTGGACGAGCTGTGCAAGAAAATCGCCCGCCGTCAGTTTGATATCCCGCTCACGATGGATCGCGGAGATGAGATCGGACAGCTGGCACGGTCTTTCGATTCCATGAAAAATCAGTTAAAGGAATACGACGAGTCCCAGCGCCATTTCATTCAAAACATCTCCCATGAATTGAAGACGCCGATCATGGCGATCCAGGGCTATACTCAGGGTCTGCTGGAAGGTGTCTTTCAGGGACCACAGGCGGAAAAGGGACTTGCGATCATCATGGAAGAGAGCAAGCGGCTGGAGAAGGTAGTCGGCCAGCTCCTGTATTTGACCAAGATCGAGTCGGTCTCCCAGCTGATGCAGATCGGACGCGTCGATCTGGCTGAAATGATGCATCTGATGAAGCAGCGCCTTTCTGTACTGAATCCGAATGTGGAATGGGAGCTGAACCTGCCTCCCGAGCTGATCGTCGAAGCGGACGGTGAGCAGCTGAGCACCGCTTTCGTCAACATCATGGAAAACCAGCTGCGCTACGCCAAGAGCCGATTGATGATCACCGGCAGAATGATTGGCCAAAATGCGGTCATCAGCATCTCCAATGACGGTCCGCAGATCGAGGAAGCATTGCTCGCCAACCTGTTCCAGCGCTTTCGGAAAGGCAAATCGGGCAAGCACGGATTGGGATTGGCCATTGCCCGAGCGGTCTTTGAAGCACACAAAGGCACCATTGTGGCCCGAAACGACCCGGACGGTCCTTGCTTTACGATGACGATTCCGATTTCGTTCAAAGGATAG
- a CDS encoding response regulator transcription factor yields MNTPYLVYLVDDETNLLELLQSYLQSAGLQVKAFSSGNDVLPYLEEEQPHLWILDIMMPDIDGYELLRLIREKSNVPIIFISARDQDVDKIIGLELGSDDYLAKPFLPRELVIRAKKLLQRTYEKPGAAPVQAQTFQDWVNVGPYMISEKGRQVKEGEELIDLTTKEFELIIYLLHNQGLALNREQILTSIWGEDYIGSDRAVDDLVKRIRKKMPKFPLETVYGFGYRMTRI; encoded by the coding sequence ATGAATACCCCCTACCTCGTCTATCTGGTGGACGATGAAACCAACCTACTAGAATTGCTGCAATCGTACTTGCAAAGCGCCGGTCTGCAGGTCAAGGCGTTCTCCAGCGGGAATGACGTGCTGCCCTATCTCGAAGAAGAACAGCCTCATCTCTGGATCCTCGATATCATGATGCCGGACATCGATGGCTACGAGCTTTTGCGGCTCATCCGCGAGAAGTCCAACGTGCCGATCATCTTCATCTCCGCACGCGATCAGGACGTAGACAAGATCATCGGGCTCGAACTGGGCAGCGACGATTATCTGGCGAAGCCGTTTCTCCCGCGAGAGCTGGTCATCCGCGCCAAGAAGCTGCTCCAGCGCACCTATGAAAAGCCAGGTGCGGCCCCAGTTCAGGCACAGACCTTTCAGGATTGGGTAAATGTGGGTCCTTATATGATCTCAGAAAAAGGGCGGCAAGTAAAAGAAGGGGAAGAGCTGATCGATTTGACGACCAAGGAATTCGAACTGATCATCTACCTCTTGCACAATCAGGGACTGGCCTTGAATCGGGAGCAGATCCTCACATCCATCTGGGGCGAGGATTACATCGGCTCGGATAGGGCTGTCGATGATCTCGTCAAACGAATCCGCAAAAAAATGCCGAAATTTCCGTTGGAGACGGTCTACGGATTCGGCTACCGGATGACGCGTATATGA